In the genome of Variibacter gotjawalensis, one region contains:
- a CDS encoding acyltransferase family protein, whose translation MQSSFRSRTDLDVLRIFACTAVIVLHALIIFSFEETYHLKSKETSHLATFLMDALRGTSMPLFFIIAGYAALSSLRTRDVATFAKERSRRLLVPFIVGTVLFGSIIKYIELRQGRALSLSGFAYRTPLGDTFFEFFPRNLRRANQITWSHLWFLLYLFLMSVPFAAVLKRLAERTPLMHRPSAFLVFVPLLVLPIYLALTNGYWPYFPNLIGDVSNLIYFTLCFAIGAMLAAWPGFEETMRGQRWWFVGFAVVGLCGIWFNGPSTPGRIFMGITAWSVSAASIGFAALHAPADTPVLRYFRQATLPVFIIHHVPLLWLGLWLIPMAMPVASKVVVIATGTIAISLAAYHLLIRPWKPMRLLFGG comes from the coding sequence ATGCAGTCGTCGTTCAGATCGCGCACCGATTTGGACGTGCTGCGGATCTTCGCATGCACGGCCGTGATCGTGCTGCATGCGTTGATCATCTTCTCGTTCGAGGAGACGTATCATCTGAAATCCAAGGAGACGTCGCATCTCGCGACGTTTCTGATGGATGCGTTGCGCGGCACGTCGATGCCGCTGTTCTTCATCATCGCGGGCTATGCGGCGTTGAGTTCTCTGCGCACGCGGGATGTCGCGACATTCGCGAAAGAGCGTAGCCGAAGGCTACTCGTGCCGTTCATTGTCGGCACGGTTCTGTTCGGGTCGATCATCAAATATATCGAGTTGCGGCAGGGGCGGGCGTTGTCGTTGTCTGGGTTTGCCTACCGGACGCCGCTCGGCGACACGTTCTTCGAGTTCTTCCCACGCAACCTGCGGCGGGCAAACCAGATCACGTGGTCGCATCTCTGGTTCTTGCTCTACCTTTTCTTGATGTCCGTGCCGTTCGCGGCTGTGCTGAAGCGGTTGGCGGAACGCACGCCGCTGATGCACCGACCAAGCGCTTTCCTCGTGTTCGTGCCGCTGCTGGTGCTCCCGATCTATCTCGCGCTGACGAACGGATACTGGCCGTATTTTCCGAACCTCATCGGCGATGTCTCGAACCTCATCTACTTCACGCTGTGCTTTGCGATCGGCGCGATGCTTGCGGCATGGCCCGGGTTCGAAGAGACGATGCGCGGGCAGCGCTGGTGGTTCGTCGGCTTTGCGGTCGTCGGGCTGTGCGGAATTTGGTTCAACGGGCCGTCGACGCCGGGCCGCATATTCATGGGCATCACGGCTTGGAGCGTGAGCGCGGCGTCGATCGGTTTCGCGGCCCTGCATGCACCGGCCGACACGCCAGTGCTGCGCTATTTCCGGCAGGCGACGCTGCCGGTGTTCATCATCCACCACGTGCCGTTGTTGTGGCTTGGGCTGTGGCTGATCCCGATGGCAATGCCGGTGGCTTCGAAGGTGGTGGTGATCGCGACCGGAACGATCGCGATCTCGCTTGCGGCGTATCACCTGCTCATCCGGCCGTGGAAGCCGATGCGCTTGCTGTTTGGCGGTTAA